In the Arthrobacter sp. 31Y genome, one interval contains:
- a CDS encoding type II secretion system F family protein, whose protein sequence is MAPLLGIVGGLGVFLVWWSAWVQPPSEPKRKTPRRLDLLLMSAGIEKVSGGGLLLTCAGTGLFALLVFYVLTGSPPVALCFALFGSWIPFATVRWRARKRRNALRQLWPDVVDHLRSAIRAGLALPEALIQLGHNGPEELRELFLDFGADYRAAGNFEAAVNKLKERLADPVADRIIEALRMTREVGGSDLGRMLGTLSGFLRDSARTRSELEARQSWTINAARLAVAAPWIVLVVMASRPEAMLAFNSGLGAMVLLGGLLVSVFCYSVMLRVGALPEDERVFG, encoded by the coding sequence ATGGCGCCGCTCCTTGGGATCGTCGGTGGTTTAGGAGTCTTCCTCGTGTGGTGGTCCGCTTGGGTCCAGCCACCTTCCGAGCCAAAACGGAAGACGCCCCGACGCTTGGACCTCCTCCTGATGTCAGCAGGAATCGAGAAAGTCTCCGGTGGCGGGCTCCTTCTCACCTGCGCTGGAACTGGCCTTTTTGCGCTGCTTGTGTTCTATGTGCTGACAGGATCCCCGCCAGTTGCATTGTGTTTTGCGCTTTTCGGATCCTGGATTCCTTTTGCAACGGTGCGTTGGCGGGCACGAAAGCGCAGGAATGCGCTACGGCAGCTGTGGCCGGACGTAGTTGACCACTTGCGCTCGGCGATCCGTGCCGGCCTCGCACTGCCGGAGGCGCTGATCCAGCTGGGACACAACGGGCCCGAAGAATTAAGGGAGTTGTTCCTGGATTTCGGGGCCGACTACAGAGCTGCCGGTAATTTTGAGGCCGCAGTGAACAAACTCAAAGAACGCCTTGCAGATCCCGTGGCCGACCGCATAATTGAGGCTTTGCGAATGACCCGCGAAGTAGGTGGCTCCGACCTCGGGCGAATGTTGGGAACTTTGTCGGGCTTCCTGCGTGATAGTGCGCGTACACGCAGCGAGCTTGAAGCCCGTCAGTCGTGGACCATTAATGCAGCTCGGCTTGCTGTAGCTGCGCCCTGGATAGTTTTGGTGGTCATGGCCAGCCGGCCTGAAGCAATGCTGGCTTTCAACTCCGGCCTTGGCGCCATGGTATTGCTTGGCGGCCTTCTGGTGTCTGTTTTCTGCTACTCCGTGATGCTTCGCGTCGGCGCCTTGCCAGAGGATGAGCGAGTTTTCGGATGA
- a CDS encoding chitobiase/beta-hexosaminidase C-terminal domain-containing protein: MEQQTTHDAGWRLRGHKVITVLAAVLLTVAGMTAVVSSTPAHADQQKQIIGIGLTKPAGTVLDPIGRMWVSDSVAGFCRMSEPVNGNAGTIEQDTCLGGTSPDAGPGPKVPGVSVVLDPTPGSIGSGDETAFIPDSAVGSSHLVRAAWNPPLDLFEYSSTLTVLDGDVRPNAVSDGPDGNIYLSFANARSIIKIVDPTIMHPSIESIASVTTRALGLVAAGWDNNGYVSVYVLETTGLRAFSAPGNGEMTDYVPLTSYNVGVAASIFYDYDAHVIYTGTSSGTTAGTDKVSRLNLSTGAVDNQWALGFSKISGLGMRGGQLLVLDDPGQLGTTPATGRGSISLLGGAVAKITSGPTLANGAQAPNPEFTNDTTPTFVVTAEPAGSALECSMGGTWADCTGGTYTSAALLNGLQTFSVRPAPGGVPVSRTFTVDNVAPAAPVFTAPNSGQVVNGKPVLGATFEPGTTLSCSVDSTADAAFQACVPGDTFTLTTAGAHTLRIRSTDSAGNVSPAAAQTVTADLTAPQVAITAPASGATVGAGYQFQFNSTSSDVAGFRCRLGTDAFTACTSPKVYADIANGPKRFEVEARDGAGNTTVAGVNFTVFVADTTPPTVTASPVGGTYGPATKVTLTANEADAKIYYTENGTTPTAASTLYTGPITMGSKTIKYIAVDAANNASAPQSQVYVLDNVAPTVTASPLGGNLTLGQKITLTTESGAKIYYTTNNSTPTVSSPSGTTTVTVTPAATTTVKYFAVDAAGNQSAVASQTYTLPAAPTNTWKDYNSDAKNDVLARDAAGTLWLYPGNGTGGWLGKVNTGTSWNNYNLIVPTRDFSGDGRSDVLARDASGQILLFKGNGAGGWQPPEVVGSGWSGFTAVAAPGDFSGDGKSDVLARDASGVLWLYKGDGTGKFSAGRTQVGAGWNVMNAIFSTGDFNGDSKTDVLARDTGGALWLYPGNGSSGWGTRSQIGSGWNGMTALLGPGDFNGNGKADVLARDASGNLWLYPGNGSGGWLAWGQVGNGWQGFTSLP; encoded by the coding sequence ATGGAACAGCAAACAACGCACGACGCCGGTTGGCGGCTTCGCGGACACAAGGTCATCACTGTATTGGCTGCGGTTCTCCTGACGGTCGCTGGCATGACAGCGGTGGTATCAAGCACCCCCGCCCACGCAGACCAACAGAAACAAATCATAGGTATTGGGCTCACCAAGCCGGCAGGGACCGTCCTGGACCCCATAGGCCGGATGTGGGTATCAGACAGCGTGGCCGGATTCTGCCGGATGTCCGAACCAGTCAACGGAAACGCGGGCACCATTGAGCAAGACACGTGCCTGGGCGGAACCTCGCCTGATGCCGGGCCCGGACCAAAGGTGCCCGGGGTTTCCGTCGTGCTCGATCCGACGCCCGGCTCCATTGGCAGCGGTGATGAAACAGCATTTATCCCGGACTCAGCTGTTGGGAGTTCACATCTTGTAAGGGCAGCGTGGAATCCGCCGCTGGACCTCTTCGAATACAGCAGCACACTGACGGTGCTCGATGGCGACGTCCGACCAAACGCAGTGTCCGACGGCCCGGACGGCAACATCTATTTGTCGTTCGCCAACGCCCGCTCAATCATCAAGATTGTTGATCCGACCATCATGCACCCAAGCATTGAATCCATCGCGTCGGTCACCACCCGTGCGCTGGGCCTGGTGGCTGCGGGCTGGGATAACAACGGATATGTCAGCGTCTACGTTCTGGAAACCACTGGCCTCAGGGCGTTCTCTGCCCCGGGAAACGGTGAAATGACAGACTACGTGCCGTTGACGTCCTATAACGTAGGCGTCGCGGCGTCGATCTTCTACGACTACGACGCCCACGTTATTTATACGGGAACGAGCAGCGGCACTACGGCGGGCACAGACAAGGTGTCACGCCTCAACCTGAGCACCGGCGCAGTGGACAACCAATGGGCTTTGGGATTCAGCAAGATCAGCGGCCTGGGCATGCGTGGCGGTCAACTTCTGGTCCTGGACGATCCGGGACAGCTCGGCACCACCCCGGCAACCGGCCGGGGCAGTATCAGCCTCCTGGGCGGCGCAGTGGCCAAAATTACTTCAGGTCCCACGCTGGCAAATGGTGCACAGGCTCCCAACCCCGAGTTCACCAATGACACCACTCCAACGTTCGTTGTGACCGCGGAACCGGCCGGCAGCGCTTTGGAATGCTCCATGGGCGGTACGTGGGCGGATTGCACTGGCGGAACCTATACGTCAGCTGCACTGCTCAACGGATTGCAGACCTTCTCGGTAAGGCCTGCCCCCGGCGGAGTTCCGGTTTCACGGACCTTCACGGTGGACAACGTCGCACCTGCTGCGCCTGTCTTCACTGCTCCAAACAGTGGTCAGGTGGTCAACGGCAAGCCTGTCCTGGGTGCCACTTTCGAGCCAGGAACAACACTTAGCTGTTCAGTTGATTCGACTGCCGATGCCGCATTCCAGGCTTGCGTACCGGGCGACACTTTCACGCTCACAACAGCGGGTGCGCATACTCTGCGGATCCGCAGCACCGACTCGGCAGGTAATGTCAGCCCCGCTGCAGCACAAACAGTGACAGCTGATCTGACGGCCCCACAGGTTGCCATCACGGCTCCCGCCAGCGGAGCCACCGTAGGCGCCGGCTACCAGTTCCAGTTCAACTCCACATCCTCGGATGTGGCGGGATTCCGTTGCCGCTTGGGGACCGATGCCTTTACCGCCTGCACCTCGCCAAAGGTCTATGCGGACATTGCGAACGGACCAAAACGATTCGAGGTAGAGGCCCGGGATGGGGCAGGCAACACCACTGTTGCAGGCGTCAACTTCACGGTCTTTGTAGCTGACACCACTCCACCTACCGTGACAGCCAGTCCCGTTGGCGGAACGTACGGTCCTGCAACCAAGGTCACGCTGACCGCGAATGAGGCCGATGCCAAGATCTACTACACGGAGAATGGCACCACTCCCACCGCGGCCAGTACGCTCTACACCGGTCCCATCACCATGGGAAGCAAGACCATCAAGTACATAGCCGTAGACGCAGCCAACAACGCGTCCGCCCCCCAATCCCAGGTGTATGTTCTGGACAACGTTGCGCCAACGGTGACGGCGAGCCCCTTGGGTGGGAACCTCACCCTTGGTCAAAAGATCACCTTGACCACAGAGTCCGGGGCGAAGATCTACTACACCACGAACAATTCCACTCCAACGGTTTCAAGTCCGTCCGGAACCACAACGGTGACAGTTACTCCGGCGGCCACCACCACGGTTAAGTACTTCGCCGTCGATGCTGCCGGGAACCAATCCGCCGTGGCCTCGCAGACATACACCTTGCCTGCGGCGCCGACCAATACTTGGAAGGACTACAACTCCGATGCCAAGAATGACGTCCTTGCCAGGGACGCTGCCGGTACGTTGTGGCTCTACCCGGGTAATGGCACAGGCGGTTGGTTGGGCAAGGTCAACACCGGTACATCGTGGAATAACTACAACCTGATCGTCCCAACGCGGGACTTCAGCGGCGATGGACGAAGTGATGTCCTGGCCCGGGACGCCTCCGGCCAGATCCTGCTCTTCAAAGGCAATGGCGCAGGCGGGTGGCAGCCTCCTGAGGTTGTCGGCTCCGGCTGGAGCGGCTTCACGGCTGTGGCAGCACCGGGCGACTTCAGCGGAGACGGCAAATCCGATGTCCTGGCCAGGGATGCTTCCGGAGTCCTGTGGCTCTACAAAGGTGACGGAACGGGTAAGTTCAGCGCTGGCCGAACCCAGGTCGGAGCCGGGTGGAACGTCATGAACGCCATCTTCAGCACCGGTGACTTCAACGGCGACTCGAAGACCGACGTACTGGCCCGCGATACGGGGGGCGCTTTGTGGCTCTACCCGGGTAACGGCAGCAGCGGGTGGGGCACCCGCTCCCAGATCGGCAGCGGGTGGAACGGCATGACGGCTCTGCTCGGACCGGGCGATTTCAACGGCAATGGCAAAGCTGATGTCCTCGCCCGGGATGCCAGTGGGAATCTCTGGCTCTACCCCGGAAACGGTTCCGGCGGCTGGCTGGCTTGGGGCCAGGTCGGCAACGGATGGCAAGGATTCACTTCGCTCCCCTGA
- a CDS encoding TadE family protein, translating to MKIRAWICLYRARSVPVTTLNERGSAVVDFVLVGALLTLFFMSIVQLMLVLHVRNTLIDAAASGARYGALSDRTLMDAKVRTAELIGGALNSDFARDITSTEITIDGIRTLEVTVRAPLPVVGLIGPGEVLEVKGHADLPG from the coding sequence ATGAAGATCCGTGCATGGATCTGCCTCTACCGAGCACGCTCAGTGCCGGTGACAACCTTGAACGAGCGCGGATCAGCGGTTGTCGACTTCGTGTTGGTCGGTGCATTGCTGACCTTGTTCTTTATGTCGATTGTTCAACTCATGTTGGTCCTGCATGTTCGGAACACACTCATCGATGCAGCCGCGTCCGGAGCGCGGTACGGAGCGTTATCGGACCGCACGCTCATGGATGCCAAGGTCAGGACTGCTGAGTTGATCGGCGGTGCGTTGAACAGCGATTTCGCGCGCGACATCACGTCGACTGAAATCACCATTGATGGGATCCGAACCTTGGAAGTGACGGTCAGGGCCCCGTTGCCGGTTGTTGGGCTGATTGGTCCCGGTGAAGTATTGGAGGTCAAAGGGCATGCTGATCTTCCGGGCTGA
- a CDS encoding CpaF family protein has protein sequence MDAVKIVEGEVRELIRRRGLDPLEQAKDVRLLVDAAVNDYDERALLGPLPSLGHLEAARQHIFDAVAGFGPLQPLLDDPAIEEVWINSPHEIYVARNGESELTAISLTEQQVRDLVERMLKSSGRRVDVSSPFVDAALPDGSRLHVAIPDITRKHWAVNIRKFIARASRLEHLVELGSLTPQAARFLGASVASGLNILVSGATQAGKTTMLNCLASSIGSRERVITVEEIFELQLPLRDVVGLQCRQPNLEGEGEIPLRRLVKEALRMRPDRLIVGEVREAESLDMLIALNSGLPGMCTVHANSAHDAVTKICTLPLLAGANISSAFVVPTVASCIDLVVHCGRHPTGRRQVTEILSLGRRVENGIIESSGVFGMVAGQLQPRANSMPAADKFARAGFDVAALLEST, from the coding sequence GTGGATGCTGTAAAAATCGTCGAGGGTGAAGTCCGGGAACTCATCCGACGCCGCGGATTGGATCCGCTGGAACAAGCCAAGGACGTGCGGCTCCTTGTAGACGCCGCAGTCAACGATTACGACGAACGTGCGCTGCTGGGTCCGCTGCCTTCGCTGGGACACCTGGAGGCGGCCCGGCAACACATTTTTGATGCGGTGGCCGGATTTGGCCCGCTGCAGCCACTCCTGGACGATCCGGCAATAGAAGAGGTATGGATCAACTCCCCGCACGAAATCTACGTGGCTCGCAACGGGGAATCCGAGCTGACGGCCATCAGTCTCACTGAGCAGCAAGTGCGCGATCTCGTGGAAAGGATGCTCAAGAGTTCCGGGCGCCGCGTGGATGTCTCGTCCCCCTTCGTGGACGCGGCCCTTCCGGACGGATCAAGGCTGCACGTAGCTATCCCGGACATCACCAGGAAGCACTGGGCTGTCAACATCAGGAAATTCATCGCGAGGGCAAGCCGGCTCGAACATTTGGTGGAGCTCGGGAGCCTGACGCCCCAGGCCGCCAGATTCCTTGGTGCATCGGTAGCCAGCGGACTCAACATTCTGGTGTCTGGGGCAACCCAAGCTGGGAAGACCACCATGTTGAATTGCCTGGCTTCAAGCATCGGTTCCCGCGAACGCGTCATCACGGTTGAGGAAATCTTTGAGCTGCAGCTGCCCCTGCGGGACGTGGTGGGATTGCAATGCCGCCAACCCAACCTTGAGGGTGAAGGCGAAATTCCGCTGCGGCGCCTTGTCAAGGAAGCGCTCCGGATGCGCCCGGATCGTTTGATAGTGGGAGAGGTTCGCGAAGCGGAAAGCCTCGACATGCTCATTGCACTGAACTCCGGGTTGCCCGGGATGTGTACTGTGCACGCTAACTCCGCCCACGACGCCGTCACGAAGATCTGCACCCTCCCGCTCCTGGCCGGGGCTAATATTTCGAGTGCTTTTGTAGTGCCCACCGTCGCCTCGTGCATCGACCTCGTAGTGCACTGCGGGCGCCATCCAACCGGGCGCAGGCAAGTCACCGAGATCCTGTCGCTGGGACGCAGGGTGGAGAACGGAATCATCGAGTCCTCTGGTGTCTTCGGAATGGTTGCGGGGCAGCTGCAGCCCCGGGCCAACTCCATGCCGGCAGCGGACAAGTTTGCCCGGGCAGGCTTCGACGTCGCTGCCCTCTTGGAGTCGACCTGA
- a CDS encoding GH25 family lysozyme, translated as MDPVRRIPLARTALALTMALVGGSCLGAPAWAQSSGPQPAPTSDVQEASPSQGPRPAGNGPGSGTPGSEMPSSTSVSKQQEPPPAVGPSPAVTPAPTSKASGQSATPTPQASPGTAPDADAMKAAMRAAIPAGGAEMGQRSPRVLSAKQQNATSPASGSKAIGGAVTSAVPMAADTGHWRPTIGIAGQDVSAHQGNVNWQSQWNQGSRWAYVKASEGNYYLNENYTQQYNGSRNVGMVRGAYHFAIPNWSSGADQARYFVANGGGWTADGYTLPPVLDIEYNPYAGRTINGFYFGNTCYDMSKAQLGQWAADFGNTVKALTGRFPVIYSTTDWWDTCVGNSTFGNYPLWIASYWNNPTNSPGDMPLSWGNYTMWQYSSTGPFEGDSNIFNGTYDQLRTFARGVSRPSSPSIRSGADVLAAMPSGRLDNFPADGQGRITGPVAIGSGWGTAQSVHVVDWNQDGIQDVLAQWQDGSLQVFRGAAGGGFLAPILVGTGWQEMSLTVGWWNSRDAYPGVIGQDGKGNLYRYANPGAGALSGGVLIGTGFGGHQLNQLDFDGDGNQDIVSRTSDGIMRLYRSNGVGSFVSEPSRVIGNGWSAMTSISSAAGFNGAGSQGLQARTANGDLYYYPAVSGSWGNRFLIGVGWNDANVISGAPVDVETTLGVDAPDVVAARQDGNLYRYPGSGSTSLLPTEVIGTQWTGLKAGFLTDWNNDGALDILAQWSDGRLSVYPGLKGRGYGTPISLGTGWKDWTLTVGKWKKSDARPSIVGYDPSGRLFQISNPSGTGLGARVQIGTGWAGLDILQMDFDKDSNMDLLAKNAAGDLVLYRSNGSGAFVQEPTETVGIGWNVINSFGSIRGFAGAGSTGILARTSSGDLRYYPVGQNGSWGTPTRVGTDWGGLKILAPAS; from the coding sequence ATGGACCCGGTCCGCCGCATCCCGCTGGCACGTACGGCCTTGGCGCTTACTATGGCGCTGGTGGGGGGCAGTTGCCTCGGAGCACCGGCATGGGCCCAGTCCTCCGGCCCCCAACCGGCTCCGACGTCGGATGTTCAGGAAGCGTCGCCCTCGCAGGGCCCCCGCCCGGCCGGAAATGGCCCCGGTTCAGGGACCCCCGGCAGCGAGATGCCGAGTAGTACGTCGGTGTCCAAGCAGCAAGAGCCGCCTCCCGCCGTCGGACCTTCACCAGCAGTCACTCCAGCGCCAACATCAAAAGCTTCCGGGCAGTCCGCTACGCCAACGCCTCAGGCATCGCCTGGCACTGCACCCGATGCCGACGCCATGAAAGCGGCAATGCGGGCGGCTATTCCGGCCGGTGGCGCTGAAATGGGCCAGAGATCACCAAGAGTTTTGTCGGCAAAGCAACAGAACGCCACGTCACCCGCTTCCGGCTCCAAGGCAATTGGCGGGGCAGTGACGTCCGCAGTCCCCATGGCGGCAGATACGGGTCACTGGCGCCCCACCATCGGCATCGCCGGACAGGACGTCAGCGCCCACCAAGGCAACGTCAACTGGCAAAGCCAATGGAACCAGGGCTCCCGATGGGCGTACGTCAAGGCGTCCGAGGGCAACTACTACCTCAATGAAAACTACACACAGCAGTACAATGGCTCCCGTAACGTTGGCATGGTCAGGGGCGCCTATCACTTCGCGATCCCCAACTGGTCCTCGGGTGCGGATCAAGCCAGATACTTCGTGGCCAACGGCGGTGGATGGACTGCCGACGGTTACACTCTCCCGCCTGTCCTGGACATCGAATACAACCCATACGCCGGACGCACCATCAACGGCTTCTACTTCGGCAACACCTGCTATGACATGTCCAAGGCCCAGCTCGGACAATGGGCGGCCGATTTTGGCAACACAGTCAAGGCCCTCACCGGCCGCTTCCCGGTGATCTATAGCACCACTGATTGGTGGGACACCTGTGTTGGGAACTCCACCTTCGGAAACTATCCGCTGTGGATCGCGTCCTATTGGAACAACCCCACGAACTCCCCGGGGGACATGCCTCTCAGCTGGGGCAATTACACCATGTGGCAGTACAGCAGCACCGGCCCCTTTGAAGGGGACTCGAACATCTTCAACGGCACCTATGACCAGCTTCGCACCTTTGCCCGCGGAGTCTCGCGCCCTTCCAGCCCCTCTATCCGGTCCGGGGCTGACGTGCTCGCCGCCATGCCATCGGGACGACTGGACAACTTCCCGGCTGACGGACAAGGCCGCATCACAGGACCCGTAGCCATCGGCTCCGGTTGGGGAACTGCGCAATCCGTGCACGTCGTTGACTGGAACCAAGACGGGATCCAGGATGTCCTTGCCCAATGGCAGGATGGTTCACTCCAAGTCTTCAGGGGCGCGGCGGGCGGCGGTTTCCTCGCCCCCATACTTGTCGGAACTGGCTGGCAGGAAATGTCCCTCACTGTTGGGTGGTGGAACTCCAGGGACGCATATCCCGGTGTTATCGGTCAGGATGGCAAAGGAAACCTTTACCGCTATGCGAATCCCGGCGCTGGCGCCCTGAGCGGAGGCGTGCTCATTGGGACAGGATTTGGCGGGCACCAGCTAAACCAACTGGACTTCGACGGGGACGGCAACCAGGACATCGTCTCGAGAACGAGCGATGGCATCATGCGCCTTTACCGCTCCAACGGGGTGGGATCGTTCGTCTCCGAACCAAGCCGAGTGATTGGCAACGGCTGGTCCGCTATGACGTCGATCAGCTCTGCGGCCGGTTTCAACGGCGCCGGTTCGCAAGGGCTTCAAGCCCGGACGGCCAACGGAGACCTGTATTACTACCCGGCAGTTTCCGGGTCCTGGGGCAACCGTTTCCTCATCGGAGTGGGATGGAATGACGCGAACGTCATCAGTGGCGCGCCCGTCGACGTTGAAACGACGCTCGGCGTGGACGCGCCAGACGTGGTGGCTGCCCGACAAGACGGCAATCTGTACCGCTACCCGGGGTCAGGTTCCACGTCCTTGTTGCCCACCGAAGTTATCGGTACTCAGTGGACCGGCCTGAAGGCAGGCTTTCTCACCGACTGGAATAACGACGGCGCCCTGGACATCCTCGCGCAATGGAGTGATGGGCGACTCAGCGTCTACCCGGGATTGAAGGGTCGTGGCTATGGGACTCCGATCAGTTTGGGCACCGGGTGGAAGGACTGGACGCTCACAGTCGGTAAGTGGAAGAAGTCCGATGCCCGGCCAAGCATTGTGGGATACGACCCCTCAGGTCGCCTGTTCCAGATCAGCAACCCGTCCGGCACCGGATTGGGAGCACGCGTTCAGATTGGTACGGGTTGGGCTGGATTGGACATCCTCCAGATGGACTTCGACAAGGACTCGAACATGGATCTCCTGGCAAAAAATGCTGCCGGCGATTTGGTGCTCTACAGATCAAATGGCAGCGGAGCATTTGTGCAGGAACCAACCGAGACCGTAGGAATCGGGTGGAACGTAATCAACAGCTTCGGATCCATCCGCGGATTCGCCGGAGCCGGATCCACCGGAATTTTGGCGCGGACAAGCAGCGGAGACCTGCGCTACTACCCCGTCGGACAGAACGGAAGCTGGGGTACTCCCACAAGAGTCGGCACCGACTGGGGCGGCCTGAAAATCCTCGCCCCCGCCAGTTAG
- a CDS encoding type II secretion system F family protein — protein MTTSTALAVLCGLFLGAGCWLILVRLPFLRGRRFSDRIEPQLKSQNLESRLLRRPTHNLTPFGPLERILRPIIRDVITSMSRFNVGSTALTKRLARAGSTKSTLDFRAEQLLWAGIAFVLAVFVVVAGATAGRFSPAVSCISVIGSALGGYLLRDYLLGQTIKRRESRMLSEFPSLAELMALAVAAGESAMGAMDRVSRSSQGELSGEFATILADTRSGKPLTEALQAFSSRAELPPLVRFIDGLVVAVERGTPLADVLRAQAADVRDAAQRDLMESAGRKEIAMMVPLVFGVLPLTVVFAAFPAIAALEMSL, from the coding sequence ATGACCACGTCAACCGCTTTAGCCGTGCTGTGCGGCCTGTTTCTGGGTGCCGGATGTTGGTTGATCCTGGTGCGGCTCCCGTTTCTGCGGGGACGGAGATTCTCCGATCGGATCGAACCTCAGCTGAAGTCGCAGAATCTCGAATCGCGCCTTCTTCGCAGGCCTACGCACAATCTCACGCCGTTTGGGCCATTGGAACGAATACTCAGACCGATCATCCGCGATGTCATCACCTCCATGTCCCGCTTCAATGTGGGGTCCACGGCCCTGACGAAGCGGCTTGCCCGTGCCGGTTCAACAAAATCAACGCTGGACTTTAGGGCCGAGCAGCTCCTTTGGGCCGGTATCGCTTTTGTGCTTGCTGTGTTCGTGGTTGTCGCCGGCGCCACCGCTGGCCGGTTCAGCCCGGCCGTGTCATGCATCTCTGTCATCGGCAGCGCACTGGGTGGCTACCTGCTTCGCGACTATCTCTTGGGGCAGACGATCAAACGGCGGGAGTCAAGGATGTTGTCTGAGTTTCCCAGCCTCGCGGAGCTGATGGCGCTCGCTGTAGCTGCGGGGGAGAGTGCAATGGGTGCGATGGACAGGGTGAGCCGGAGCTCCCAAGGTGAGCTCTCCGGTGAGTTCGCCACGATCCTGGCGGATACCCGATCCGGTAAGCCGCTGACGGAAGCGCTGCAGGCTTTCTCATCAAGGGCGGAACTGCCACCTCTGGTCAGGTTCATCGACGGCCTGGTGGTGGCTGTGGAGCGCGGGACTCCCTTGGCAGACGTCCTGCGGGCGCAGGCAGCGGACGTTCGCGATGCCGCACAGAGGGACCTCATGGAGTCCGCGGGGCGAAAAGAGATTGCCATGATGGTGCCGCTCGTCTTCGGCGTGCTCCCGCTGACTGTTGTCTTTGCCGCTTTCCCTGCCATCGCCGCTTTGGAAATGAGCCTCTAA
- a CDS encoding glycosyltransferase, producing the protein MTFDQAGQPDLSVVIPVYNGERILAATMARLSGYLSSGTSEIIIVENGSSDKTLEVALKNAVDTPNVTFQVLQSQKGMGNAYRKGIEASSGRRVLLTADDLPFGTDDLDEDKKLATKPHVVIGSKAHKDSITERSAIRGITTFGFKTLRQVILGSKIGDSQGTLIVDGEWLRSMVDRFDDPGFLFSTQVVYAAEKQGFKIVEVPVTLAPDDEPGETTIRTADVVKMFKGLVAMRRRRREFAAAPTAGTHAS; encoded by the coding sequence TTGACTTTCGACCAGGCAGGCCAACCGGATCTCTCCGTTGTGATCCCGGTCTATAATGGAGAACGGATTTTGGCGGCAACAATGGCCCGTCTTTCCGGCTACTTGAGCAGTGGCACCTCCGAGATCATCATCGTGGAGAACGGTTCTTCCGACAAAACACTCGAGGTCGCCCTCAAGAACGCGGTGGACACTCCCAACGTGACGTTCCAGGTTCTCCAGAGCCAAAAGGGCATGGGAAACGCGTACCGCAAGGGCATAGAAGCCAGCTCCGGACGCCGGGTACTCCTGACGGCCGACGATCTCCCCTTCGGCACGGACGATCTCGACGAAGACAAGAAACTAGCGACCAAACCCCATGTTGTCATCGGTTCGAAAGCCCACAAGGACTCGATCACTGAGCGAAGTGCAATCCGTGGAATTACCACCTTCGGCTTCAAGACCCTGCGGCAAGTAATCCTCGGTTCCAAGATCGGCGACTCCCAGGGAACCCTGATTGTTGACGGCGAGTGGCTTCGAAGCATGGTTGACCGCTTTGACGACCCCGGGTTCCTCTTCAGCACCCAAGTCGTCTATGCCGCTGAGAAGCAGGGCTTCAAGATCGTCGAAGTGCCCGTCACACTGGCGCCCGACGACGAACCGGGCGAAACCACCATCCGGACTGCCGACGTCGTCAAGATGTTCAAAGGCCTGGTGGCCATGCGCCGCCGTCGGCGGGAGTTCGCAGCGGCACCCACCGCGGGAACGCACGCCTCATGA